One Thermomonas paludicola genomic window, CAGCCAAAATCACCGAAGGTGCCCGCTTTCTGACCGTGATATTCGGTTTCAATGGCATGTGCGCAGTCCTCGATGATGACCAGGTCATGCTTGTTGGCAATGGCCAAGATTGCGTCCATGTCGCATGGTCGCCCTGCGAAGTGTACCGGCAGGATGGCGCGGGTGCGTGACGTGATGGCGGCTTCGATTGCGGCAGGATCAATGCACTGCGTGGATGCATTCACATCGGCAAGTACCGGTGTCAGCCCGGCATGAATGATGGCATTGGCTGTCGCGCAGAACGTCAGAGGCGTGGTGATGACCTCTGAACCGGCTTCAAACCCTGCGGCAACCATGCTGACATGCAGCGCGGCGGTACAGGAATTGAGCGCAGTCACTCGCGATGGCGTCATCTCCTTGTAAGCGGCGAAATCGGATTCGAGTTTGGCCACGCGAGGACCGGTACCAAGCCATGCCGATTGCATGCAGGCTACGACTTCGTCGATTTCGGGTTGCTCAATCAGGGGCGAGCCGAAGATCAGAAATGGAGGTTCGGGTGACGTCATGGTTATGCGTCCTGAGTAGGGACTTTGTGGCTTATTGGATCACGGTTCATCGTACGTGATTGGCGCGCCCTGAACATGGGCGGCGCATTGAAGCGCCCCTGAAAGCTATGATCAAGCGAAGCGGAGACGGCAGAGCTCATCTTTTCAGCTTTGCAGCCAGTGCCGGTGCCAGCGATGCTGCGAAGCCGGCGGTAAGGTGAAGTTCGTCACGATAAGTTGGGATGCCGTCGCGTTCCGCCACGCATGTGCCACCGGGACAAATTGCATCGGTCATGTCGATGACTTGCACATTGTTGAAGCCAGACGCGGCTACTTGCAGCGCGTGGAAAACGGCATTGGAGTGTGGGTCGTGTGCGGGCGCGGCACAGCTCGTGCGGGCAATGTAGTTCCACAGCAGACCACGCGGTGCCATGCAGTTGGGACCATCGAATGGCAGTTCTGGACTAGCGCGCAGGATGTCGACTCTGCCGGCGCCAGGGGCGATTCGGCGCAAGACGTGTATGGTGCCTTCCAGCCACTGGATATCGGTGAAATCGTAGGTCTGGGTCGAGCCGAGGATCACCCGGTTCGGCGCAAGTTGTGCGATGCGAGTCAGTGCAGCTTCTCGCCAGTTAGCGCATTCGGTATATTCGCGGCCGATGCGTGCATAAAACATGGGCATGTCCACGATAGGGCATGCGGACTTGGTCATCACCACGATGCGCCATTTGGCGGAGTCAAAGATGCGTTGGATTGCCGGAAACCATTGCAGTCCGACGCTGTCACCAAGCACGACCAATGTTTGGGAGGCCTGTGGATTGCCGAATTCGCAGGGCATCAGCGCATCGCTGCGATACCACTGGTCGCATTGCATGCGGTAAAGACTTGGCAAATCCCCGCGGGCAGACAGGATGCGTTGGTAGGCAGGCTGTTCAATCGTTCGTCGCACCATGATCTGCCACTGAGAGAACGCGGCGACGGCGCAGGCCATCAGCAGTAAGGCGCCGAGGATGGCGCGTCGCGGCGGTTGCAGCAAACGAGCGTTTTGTCGAATAGGCGTTTCGACAAAACGCCAGGACAACCACGCCAACAGCAATGAAGCCAGCACCAGGATCAGGCGCACGCTGGGCGACGGCTGCGGCCAAAACAGGCTGCCTAAAACCAACATAGGCCAATGCCAGAGATACCAGGAATACGAGACGCGACCAATGGCAGTCATTGCGGGTTGTGCCAGCATTCGGCTGACGGATGTTCGTGGTGTCAGCGTTCCGGAGACAAGTACAGCCAGCGCGCCAAGTGTCGGCAGTATTGCCCACGCGCCGGGATAGCGGACATCCCTGCCCAGTATCACGGCAGATGCCACGATTCCGACCAGGCCGAGCCAGCCAAACAACGCTACCCGAGGCGGTATGCTGCCTGCGTCTTCATCGCGATCCGCAAAATAAAGGCCAGCCAGCCCGCCTAGAGCAAATTGCCATGCCCGCAGTGGCATCAGATAGAACGCATGGCGAGGCTCGACATTGGTGATGAAGATACAGGCGGCAAAGCTGAGGCCCGCCACTAGCCACAGCAATTGGACCAGGTTGAGGCGGCTTGGGGGCACCGCCTTGCGCCACGTCCCATAAGCAGCGGCCAGCAATAGTGGCCAAACAAGATAATACTGCTCCTCGACACCCAAAGACCAAGTATGCAGGTACAGATTGGTGCTGCTGTCCACGCCGAAATAGTCCAGCCGACTGAATGCGAACAGCAGGTTGCTGGCCCAAAGTACGGCCGTAGCGCCAGCATTGGCTTGTCCGCTTTGTTGCGATGCCGGTACCAGTTGGCTACCCAATAGACCGGTTACGACCAGCATTAACAACAACGCCGGCAACAGCCGCCGGAATCTGCGCGCGTAAAACCGCATGAATTGAATGCGCCGTGTGCGCAGCAATTCCTGGGTGAGTAGGCGGGTAATCAAATAGCCCGACAGGACGAAGAAAACGTCCACGCCGACGTACCCGCCGGCCAGCCATGGTACGCCAGCGTGTGCAGCCACCACCAGCAGGATGGCGATGGCGCGCAAGCCTTCGATGTCGGGACGGAAACTCAAAAATTGGTTGCTCGAGCCGCTTGCTTGCGAGCAAAATCAAGTTGAATGATTTCGTCCGCCAAATCCGTTCTGCCCTTGTTCCGAAGTTCGCCAGACAGTTCTTGTGGGAAAGAGTCTGTGGGGTTGGTGGAGTTGATCGCCTTGATGAAATAGGGCATAGCTTGGTCTGGTTCATCCAGATCGTTCAGGACGAAATAGCCGATTTGCGCGGTTTGAAATGGTTTGAGTGGTGCGTAACGGGCCCAGATGGTCAGTGTTTTGAGTAATTGCTGTTTGTTCAGCATGACACCTGTATGCGCATGATAAGTAAGGATGGTCGGTGCGCGCTGGTTATCCCAGCTCATGCTCACTGTTTCCAGTTGGTGCTGGAAAAGCTCCCAATCCTGTCGGTTAACATTTCCTTTAAGCGTCTTGAGAACGATCAACAACGCAGCGTTGTTAAGTGCATACGGTGCAAGCCTGGTGCCATTGCCACAGGCTAGGATTGCTTCGCCGATGTGCGAATTTCCTTTGATCGCGCCTCCTCCTGCTTCGAATTCGCTTGAGCACAATTCGATCCATGCGCGTGCCGAATGGGGTGCCGCTGCCGTACTCGCTTTGGAAAAAATCAGGTTACTACTCCAACTATGAGCACGAAACGCGGTGGCAGTACTCAACGTCAGTAGCACTACAAGGTACGCGCCGGCTTGTTGCTTGGGATGCAGGTGAAGGCGTTTACTGGTATGTGCGAGCAGACTGCCGATGGCAAGCACGGCTCCAATCATTGCGAAATGGTTGCGATGTTCAAAAGCCAGCTCCAGTCCAACGACATTGCTGGTGATGAAATGTGCGCTGAAAAATAGCAGTACGCCCAGCGTGAAAAGTGGCTGGCGCGCACGCAGTCGCCAAGCGACGCCAAGCAAGGCCAGTAGCAGCAGGATGGCGGGCAGGGTTGTCCAAGGTTGAAAGAGACCTCTGGAGGGTTGTAGCCAGTCATAGTAGAACGGCATGTGCGAGGGCAGTGGCACCAAGATTTGCCACAGGTATAGGCACAGCACCCTAGCTTGGGTCAGCAAGCGCTCGGGGGTGGAAAAGTCACGCCCGTCATAGGCGTTCCAGGCCCAGTAATGCGGAATTACCACGAACAAATAAAGCCCTGCGCCAATCAGGCTGGCAACCATATAGCCGCGACGCAGATGGTTGGCGAGTGGTTGGTCGGCTGCGGAAAAACGCAATACAGTCAGTTCCAGAGCAAGGGTATAGGCGGGTAAGAGGCTGGAGTCTTCCTTGCAGCCCATCGCGGCTACCCAAAGCAATGCCGCGCCTAGCAGGCAGGTGCGGCCGGAGCGGCCCCCAATCTGGGCGCGACGTGCCTGTAGGTAGGCCAGTAGCGCCAGTACGAGGAACAGTGTGCCCATGGTTTGCAGGCGCTGTACCGTATACAGGACGGAGGACACCATCAGAGGGTGTACTGCCCAAGCCAGTGCAAGGGCGGTGGCTAGCCAGTGTGCGCGTTTTTCGCGGGTACCCGTGACCAGCAGTAGACTGCGGAAGAGCCATGCCAACGCGAATGCAGTCAGCATGTGTATCAGGATATTGGTGGTCTTAAAGGTGGCCGGATCGGCACCGCCTCCGCGCCAATAATCCAATGCGAAGGTCAAGGTGGGTAGGCTTCGCATCTGCCCGGAAATCTGTGGCGTGACGACGACTTTGGCTAAGCTTTCCGCAGTCAGCTCTTTCAGCTGGATGGATTCATTGTTGACGATATTGGGCATGTCGTCGAACACGAATTCGCCCGGCAGGCCGGGGAGATACGGCAGGCCTGCGAGCAGGGCAACCAGGAGGCTGAAAATCAGAAACTGACGGATGGCCGGAGGAGCTGCCGGGTTGCGATACATAGAGTAGACAAGGTGCGTTGGTAACCGCATGAGCTTAGCTGCCCTTACTGGTCTCTGCGCACTCAATTTTCAATGTAGCGAGCAGCTTGCGGTGTTCATGTCGCAAGTGACGGTGCGGTTGTAGGGCGATCGCGGGGTTGCCGTGATATCCGTATCGATATCGGTAGCGGTATCGATCGAGGCGCACGCGGCATAAGTTGCAGCCGGAGGAGTCGTGTTGTTGTAGATTGCAGTCAGGGCGAAGTTCGCATAATTTTTCGCTTCGGCCAAGCATGCTGTCTCTGATGAGCGGATGCGGTAGTTGGTGTAGACGGGTAGGGCGATGGCAGCGAGGATGGCGATGATGGCCACAACGATCATCAATTCAATCAACGTGAAGCCAAGCTCGTTGCTACGCATGATTCGGCTCCGTATTAATGGGCTGTCATGACCTGTCAAGCAAGAAGTGGGCCATTAGTCTTTCGTGATTGGTTTCCTCGGGGGAGGGAAAAAAAAGCCCCTCTTTCGAGGGGCCCTTTGATGCGACACTCAAGCCAAATTACTGGAGGCTGCAAGTGGCAGAGTTGACGTCGCAAACCGGGTGACGCTGGCCAGCAGGATTTGCAGTTGCTGTGAAGGTGCCGGTGGACAGAGTGCCGGAGCCGCACGCGGCGGGGGTGTAGGCCTGAATAGTCATAGCGTTGACCGAGGATGCCAGATAGGCGTTCATGGCTGCCTTGGCCTCGCCCAGACACGCGTTTTCGGCTGCACGCACGCGGTAGTTGTTGTA contains:
- a CDS encoding acyltransferase family protein; translated protein: MSFRPDIEGLRAIAILLVVAAHAGVPWLAGGYVGVDVFFVLSGYLITRLLTQELLRTRRIQFMRFYARRFRRLLPALLLMLVVTGLLGSQLVPASQQSGQANAGATAVLWASNLLFAFSRLDYFGVDSSTNLYLHTWSLGVEEQYYLVWPLLLAAAYGTWRKAVPPSRLNLVQLLWLVAGLSFAACIFITNVEPRHAFYLMPLRAWQFALGGLAGLYFADRDEDAGSIPPRVALFGWLGLVGIVASAVILGRDVRYPGAWAILPTLGALAVLVSGTLTPRTSVSRMLAQPAMTAIGRVSYSWYLWHWPMLVLGSLFWPQPSPSVRLILVLASLLLAWLSWRFVETPIRQNARLLQPPRRAILGALLLMACAVAAFSQWQIMVRRTIEQPAYQRILSARGDLPSLYRMQCDQWYRSDALMPCEFGNPQASQTLVVLGDSVGLQWFPAIQRIFDSAKWRIVVMTKSACPIVDMPMFYARIGREYTECANWREAALTRIAQLAPNRVILGSTQTYDFTDIQWLEGTIHVLRRIAPGAGRVDILRASPELPFDGPNCMAPRGLLWNYIARTSCAAPAHDPHSNAVFHALQVAASGFNNVQVIDMTDAICPGGTCVAERDGIPTYRDELHLTAGFAASLAPALAAKLKR
- a CDS encoding prepilin-type N-terminal cleavage/methylation domain-containing protein, translated to MRSNELGFTLIELMIVVAIIAILAAIALPVYTNYRIRSSETACLAEAKNYANFALTAIYNNTTPPAATYAACASIDTATDIDTDITATPRSPYNRTVTCDMNTASCSLH